A stretch of Arthrobacter sunyaminii DNA encodes these proteins:
- a CDS encoding aldo/keto reductase, whose translation MTHEHVPGLDLNNGVRIPQLGYGVFQIPPESTQEAVESALEAGYRHIDTAAGYKNEAAVGAAVAASGIAREDLFITTKLRNGDQGRARAAFEDSREALGLEHVDLYLIHWPVPSQGLYLQAWQDLEQIYADGLARAIGVSNFLPEHLDELTQAADVPPAVNQIELHPTFQQRALADASRRHGMAVEAYSPLGQSQDLTTSTVIDIARRHDATPAQVVLAWHLASGNIAIPKTATPERMRENLAAVSLELAPRDMEQINELDAGSRIGADPATAAFSQY comes from the coding sequence ATGACGCATGAACATGTCCCGGGACTGGATCTGAACAACGGAGTCCGCATTCCGCAGCTGGGCTACGGAGTCTTCCAGATTCCCCCGGAGAGCACCCAGGAAGCCGTGGAAAGTGCCCTCGAAGCCGGCTACCGCCACATCGACACGGCAGCCGGTTACAAAAACGAAGCAGCGGTGGGAGCCGCCGTCGCAGCGTCCGGGATTGCCCGCGAGGATCTCTTCATCACCACCAAGCTCCGCAACGGGGACCAGGGCCGGGCACGTGCCGCATTCGAGGACAGCAGGGAAGCGCTGGGCCTGGAGCACGTGGATCTGTACCTGATCCACTGGCCGGTTCCCTCGCAGGGACTGTACCTGCAGGCCTGGCAGGACCTGGAGCAGATCTACGCCGACGGGCTGGCGCGCGCCATCGGCGTGTCCAACTTCCTGCCGGAGCACCTGGATGAACTCACCCAGGCCGCAGACGTCCCGCCCGCCGTCAACCAGATCGAGCTGCACCCCACCTTCCAGCAGCGGGCGCTCGCGGATGCGTCCCGCCGCCACGGCATGGCGGTTGAGGCGTACAGCCCGCTGGGGCAGAGCCAGGATCTGACGACCAGCACTGTAATTGATATTGCGCGGCGCCACGATGCAACACCGGCCCAGGTGGTGCTGGCCTGGCATCTGGCCTCCGGGAACATCGCCATCCCCAAAACGGCCACTCCGGAGCGGATGCGGGAAAACCTCGCCGCCGTGAGCCTGGAGCTCGCTCCCCGCGACATGGAACAGATCAACGAGCTCGACGCCGGCTCAAGGATCGGCGCGGACCCCGCCACGGCCGCCTTCAGCCAGTACTGA
- a CDS encoding aldo/keto reductase codes for MQYTHLGRSGLSVSRLCLGTMNFGPKTEEADAHAIMDSAREAGINFFDTANVYGWDKKGWTEEIVGRWFAKGGGRREDTVIATKLYGSMSERPNDTFLSALNIRRALDASLKRLQTDYIDLYQFHHIDRNTPWDEIWQAMDVAVQQGKIIYNGSSNFAGWHIARAQEAAQRRNFTGLVSEQSIYNLITRAVELEVIPAAQQYGLGLLPWSPLEGGLLGGVIKKTGEGGRRTEGRAKEALETHREALVQYEDFADELGVAPGVLALAWLLHQPAVTAPIVGPRIQAQLDDALKALDTELDAEALAKLDTIFPGHRTAPEDYAW; via the coding sequence ATGCAGTACACCCACCTGGGCCGTTCCGGCCTCAGTGTCTCCCGCCTGTGCCTGGGCACCATGAACTTCGGCCCCAAGACCGAGGAAGCGGACGCCCATGCCATCATGGACTCCGCACGGGAGGCAGGCATCAACTTTTTTGATACCGCCAACGTCTACGGCTGGGACAAGAAGGGCTGGACCGAAGAAATTGTGGGCCGCTGGTTCGCCAAGGGCGGCGGCAGGCGCGAGGATACGGTCATTGCCACCAAGCTGTACGGATCCATGAGTGAACGCCCCAATGACACGTTCCTGTCGGCACTGAATATCCGCAGGGCCCTGGATGCCAGCCTGAAACGGCTGCAAACCGACTACATTGACCTCTACCAGTTCCACCACATTGACCGGAACACTCCCTGGGACGAGATCTGGCAGGCCATGGACGTGGCGGTGCAGCAGGGCAAGATCATCTACAACGGCAGTTCAAACTTTGCCGGCTGGCACATCGCCCGCGCCCAGGAGGCTGCCCAGCGCCGGAATTTCACCGGGCTGGTCAGTGAACAGAGCATCTACAACCTCATCACCCGTGCCGTGGAGCTGGAAGTGATCCCGGCGGCACAGCAGTACGGTCTGGGACTGCTGCCGTGGTCGCCGCTGGAAGGCGGCCTGCTCGGCGGCGTGATCAAGAAGACCGGGGAGGGTGGCCGGCGCACGGAGGGACGGGCGAAGGAAGCGCTGGAAACCCACCGGGAAGCGCTGGTCCAGTACGAGGACTTCGCCGACGAGCTCGGTGTTGCCCCCGGCGTCCTGGCCCTGGCCTGGCTGCTGCACCAGCCCGCCGTCACAGCCCCAATTGTCGGTCCGCGGATTCAGGCACAGCTCGACGACGCACTCAAGGCGCTGGACACGGAGCTCGACGCCGAGGCGCTCGCCAAGCTCGACACCATTTTCCCCGGCCACCGCACCGCGCCGGAGGACTACGCCTGGTGA
- a CDS encoding SOS response-associated peptidase: MCGRYVMAKATSDLVAAFAAEQAVGEDIAPSWNVAPTDNVRIVTERFHRRGEHDDDGRPAVVRRLATAKWGLVPVWAKDPKIGSRMINARRETVLEKPAFRKAAVKRRALVPADGYYEWEKSGKTKIPTYLYSPSEDPLAFAGLYEFWPDPSLPEDHEHKWLLSFTIITTEASDALGHIHDRTPLIVPPDLYSDWLDPELTETTGVQQLLDAIPEPVLTPRVVSSQVNSVRNNGPELILPAQEA, encoded by the coding sequence ATGTGCGGACGATATGTGATGGCCAAGGCAACATCTGACCTGGTGGCAGCCTTCGCCGCGGAGCAGGCTGTGGGGGAGGACATCGCTCCGTCCTGGAATGTGGCCCCCACCGACAATGTGCGCATCGTCACCGAGCGTTTCCACCGCAGGGGAGAGCACGACGACGACGGCCGGCCTGCCGTGGTCCGCCGGCTGGCCACGGCCAAGTGGGGTCTGGTGCCGGTATGGGCGAAGGATCCGAAAATCGGATCCCGGATGATCAATGCCCGCCGGGAAACGGTGCTGGAAAAGCCGGCGTTCCGCAAAGCCGCCGTGAAGCGCCGGGCGCTGGTGCCGGCCGACGGCTACTACGAATGGGAAAAGTCCGGCAAGACCAAAATCCCCACGTACCTGTATTCGCCGTCCGAGGATCCGCTGGCCTTTGCCGGTCTGTATGAGTTTTGGCCTGATCCTTCCCTGCCCGAAGACCATGAACACAAATGGCTGCTGAGCTTCACCATCATCACCACCGAAGCCAGCGATGCACTGGGCCATATTCATGACCGCACACCGCTGATCGTGCCCCCGGACCTCTACTCGGACTGGCTGGACCCGGAACTGACGGAAACCACGGGTGTGCAGCAGCTGCTGGATGCCATCCCGGAACCGGTGCTGACCCCGCGGGTGGTGTCCAGCCAGGTCAACTCGGTGCGCAACAACGGGCCGGAGCTGATCCTCCCGGCGCAGGAGGCATAG
- a CDS encoding SDR family oxidoreductase, with translation MDILLIGGTGVISSAVAGHAAELGHRVTLLNRGASTSRPAPAGTEVLHADIRDPRAAAEVLSGREFDAVADFISFVPEQLAASMELFRGRTGQYVFISSASAYQKPPARLPILESTPLRNPFWQYSRDKIACEELLTAAYRDEGFPGTVVRPSHTYDQTMIPLTGGWTDLHRMRAGLPVLVHGDGTSLWTLTHSRDFARAFTGLLGRPAAVGDSYTITSDEFLPWNEIYRILAAAAGVPEPRLVHVSSDTIAAHDPGRGPGLLGDKSHSVIFDNTKIKSLVPGFAAQIPFVQGAAEILAWYDAHPAEQKIDPGFMALSDQLAAAAG, from the coding sequence ATGGACATTCTTCTCATCGGCGGAACCGGGGTCATCAGCTCCGCCGTGGCCGGGCATGCGGCTGAACTGGGCCACCGGGTCACCCTCCTCAACCGCGGAGCCTCAACCTCGCGGCCGGCTCCCGCCGGAACCGAGGTTCTGCACGCGGACATCCGTGATCCGAGGGCGGCTGCCGAAGTCCTGTCCGGCCGCGAGTTCGACGCCGTTGCGGACTTCATCTCGTTTGTTCCGGAGCAGCTGGCGGCGAGCATGGAGCTCTTCCGCGGCCGCACCGGCCAGTATGTGTTCATCAGCTCAGCCTCGGCCTATCAGAAACCACCGGCCCGGCTGCCCATCCTGGAGTCCACTCCCTTGCGCAATCCCTTCTGGCAGTACTCGCGGGACAAGATTGCCTGCGAGGAACTGCTCACTGCCGCTTACCGGGACGAGGGTTTTCCCGGAACCGTGGTCCGCCCCTCCCACACCTACGACCAAACCATGATTCCGCTCACGGGAGGATGGACGGACCTGCACCGGATGCGGGCGGGGCTGCCCGTCCTCGTCCACGGGGACGGCACCTCCTTGTGGACCCTGACACACAGCCGCGACTTTGCGCGTGCGTTCACCGGCCTGCTCGGCCGGCCCGCGGCCGTGGGCGACAGCTACACCATCACCTCGGATGAGTTCCTGCCGTGGAATGAGATTTACCGGATTCTGGCGGCGGCGGCGGGTGTGCCCGAACCGCGGCTGGTGCATGTCTCGTCGGACACCATTGCCGCCCACGATCCCGGACGCGGGCCGGGCCTGCTGGGCGACAAGTCCCACTCGGTCATCTTCGACAACACCAAGATCAAGTCGCTGGTACCGGGGTTCGCCGCCCAAATCCCCTTCGTCCAGGGTGCGGCGGAAATCCTCGCCTGGTACGACGCCCACCCCGCGGAACAGAAGATTGACCCGGGATTCATGGCCCTTTCGGACCAGCTGGCCGCCGCGGCGGGCTGA
- a CDS encoding S-layer homology domain-containing protein: MKKNTSFRTAAVRVICALALASVAVPGSAAAAAHPARGTVAVPAVEVQQPEVPDIPPVAPDTPKPDPGLLSPEAAQASVDAAAAAAGVSGAGAAVPDASAEAVRSDAFASAVFDLMNAKRRAAGVPALIWNQQIADGSQGWANHLRVATADPNFDWNGIHRPDAGLSVIPSGANWYGEIIAFNFSAASVVDWWMNSPAHRAAMLDPRETHAGVGYVVPTSGPYKGWHLVVSNLAGYPKAAPPAPVSPFSDLQSGQQFLSEMNWMHAKRVSTGWTEKNGTKTYRPFEAVSREAMAAFMYRLSGSPAYTPPKKSPFADVKTSHPYYKEIAWLSAKKISTGWKQKNGTQIFRPGIPVSRDAMAAFLYRLKGSPKYTAPKTSPFTDVTKSHQFYKEISWLAANGVSTGWPAAGGASEYRPGQTIARDAMAAFMKRWAS; this comes from the coding sequence ATGAAAAAGAATACCTCCTTCCGGACTGCTGCCGTCCGTGTCATCTGTGCCTTAGCCCTTGCGTCCGTTGCCGTTCCGGGAAGTGCTGCAGCCGCTGCGCATCCGGCGCGCGGAACTGTTGCCGTACCGGCGGTTGAGGTGCAGCAGCCGGAGGTTCCCGACATTCCTCCCGTGGCTCCGGATACCCCGAAACCTGACCCCGGTCTTCTGTCTCCCGAAGCGGCTCAGGCATCCGTCGATGCGGCGGCCGCTGCGGCCGGAGTATCCGGCGCGGGTGCAGCCGTTCCGGATGCCTCAGCGGAAGCGGTCCGGAGCGACGCCTTCGCTTCAGCGGTGTTTGACCTGATGAACGCCAAGCGCCGGGCGGCGGGGGTTCCCGCACTGATCTGGAACCAGCAGATCGCTGACGGTTCCCAGGGCTGGGCGAACCATTTGCGGGTTGCCACAGCAGATCCGAACTTTGACTGGAACGGCATTCACCGCCCCGATGCCGGCCTGTCCGTCATTCCTTCCGGCGCCAACTGGTACGGGGAAATCATCGCGTTCAACTTTTCAGCGGCGTCCGTGGTGGATTGGTGGATGAATTCTCCAGCCCACCGGGCTGCGATGCTGGATCCGCGGGAGACGCATGCCGGGGTGGGCTACGTAGTGCCCACCAGCGGACCGTACAAGGGATGGCATCTGGTGGTCTCCAACCTGGCCGGTTACCCCAAGGCCGCTCCGCCGGCTCCGGTGTCTCCCTTCAGCGATCTGCAGAGCGGACAACAATTCCTGTCCGAGATGAACTGGATGCACGCCAAGCGCGTCTCCACCGGGTGGACGGAAAAGAACGGGACCAAGACATACCGTCCTTTTGAAGCGGTGTCCCGGGAAGCAATGGCGGCTTTTATGTATCGGCTTTCCGGTTCACCCGCATACACGCCGCCGAAGAAATCCCCCTTCGCGGATGTTAAAACTTCGCATCCTTATTACAAAGAAATAGCGTGGTTGTCGGCCAAGAAAATATCGACGGGCTGGAAGCAGAAAAACGGCACACAAATATTCCGTCCCGGTATTCCGGTGTCCAGGGACGCCATGGCCGCCTTCCTGTACCGGCTGAAGGGGTCTCCAAAATACACGGCGCCCAAAACATCGCCTTTCACCGACGTTACGAAATCCCACCAGTTCTACAAGGAAATCTCCTGGCTCGCGGCCAACGGGGTATCCACCGGCTGGCCCGCCGCAGGCGGCGCTTCGGAGTACCGGCCAGGACAAACCATCGCCCGGGACGCCATGGCCGCATTCATGAAACGCTGGGCTTCCTAG
- a CDS encoding GH25 family lysozyme — MKTTTLSTGLTSAALAALLAVTCLAGPAAAAVPAMGTDMPASSLSEAEQAKIIGENGARMGQGIHRLTVSGDAQLPAPDEMLETPGAGDPSASDPEAGTSSPTESEPQTAGPDTAAPDAAEPLGGNWRPPGIQGMDVSSHQGNVDWNRAWAQGARFAYAKATEGTSYKNPNFNQQYGGSYNVGMVRGAYHFALPSVSSAVDQANYFVNNGGGWSADGKTLPPLLDIEYNPYASLGNTCYNMSATQMVNWIKAFSNQVKARTGRTPMIYTTTDWWSRCTGNSAAFGDNPLHIASYNEVGAGPLPASWSYYSVWQYSSTGPFVGDSNVWNGTQAALTAFARNAPAAAGPFKDVPANSQFAKDITWLRDARITTGYADGTYRPLEPVSREAMAAFLYRVEGRPAYTPPAQSKFKDIAGSEFYKEINWLRAKGVATGWNGTQFGPKLAINRDAMAAFLYRLAGSPAYSAPRVSPFKDVAVSNMYYKEISWLAATGISTGWSDGTFRPYEPIKRDAMAAFLHRYDTKF, encoded by the coding sequence ATGAAAACGACGACGCTTTCCACAGGCCTCACATCGGCAGCGCTGGCAGCCTTGCTGGCCGTCACCTGCTTGGCGGGTCCGGCCGCGGCTGCCGTCCCCGCCATGGGCACTGACATGCCTGCCTCCAGCCTCAGTGAGGCCGAGCAAGCCAAAATCATTGGTGAGAACGGTGCACGGATGGGCCAGGGTATCCACCGCCTCACCGTGTCCGGCGATGCCCAGCTGCCGGCCCCCGATGAGATGCTCGAAACGCCCGGAGCCGGCGACCCTTCGGCGTCGGATCCCGAGGCGGGGACATCGTCGCCTACCGAATCCGAACCGCAGACTGCTGGGCCTGACACTGCTGCTCCTGACGCAGCCGAACCCCTGGGCGGAAACTGGCGTCCCCCAGGAATCCAGGGCATGGATGTCTCCAGCCACCAGGGCAACGTCGATTGGAACCGTGCCTGGGCTCAGGGAGCCCGGTTTGCCTACGCAAAGGCCACCGAGGGAACGAGCTACAAGAACCCGAACTTCAACCAGCAGTACGGCGGGTCGTACAACGTGGGTATGGTCCGCGGCGCCTACCACTTTGCGCTGCCCAGTGTGTCTTCAGCTGTTGATCAGGCCAACTACTTCGTCAACAACGGCGGAGGCTGGTCAGCGGACGGAAAGACACTTCCGCCCCTCCTGGACATCGAGTACAACCCCTATGCTTCCCTGGGGAATACCTGTTACAACATGAGCGCAACCCAGATGGTCAACTGGATCAAGGCGTTCTCCAACCAGGTGAAGGCCCGCACCGGCCGCACCCCGATGATTTATACGACCACCGACTGGTGGTCACGGTGCACCGGCAACAGTGCGGCCTTCGGGGACAACCCCCTGCATATTGCCAGCTACAACGAGGTGGGCGCCGGTCCGCTCCCGGCAAGCTGGAGTTACTACAGTGTGTGGCAGTACAGCAGCACCGGACCGTTTGTGGGGGATTCAAACGTTTGGAACGGGACTCAAGCCGCATTGACCGCTTTCGCTCGGAACGCGCCTGCGGCGGCGGGACCGTTCAAGGATGTACCGGCCAATTCACAATTCGCCAAGGACATTACCTGGCTTAGGGATGCCCGGATTACCACGGGATACGCGGACGGGACCTACCGTCCCCTGGAACCGGTCAGCCGCGAAGCCATGGCAGCCTTCCTGTACCGGGTTGAGGGCAGACCCGCCTACACCCCGCCGGCCCAGTCCAAGTTCAAGGACATCGCGGGAAGCGAGTTCTACAAGGAGATCAACTGGCTTCGTGCAAAGGGTGTGGCCACCGGCTGGAACGGCACCCAGTTCGGACCGAAACTGGCCATCAACCGGGACGCCATGGCCGCCTTCCTCTACCGGTTGGCGGGAAGCCCCGCCTACAGCGCTCCGCGGGTCTCGCCGTTCAAGGATGTTGCGGTCAGCAACATGTATTACAAGGAGATCAGCTGGCTGGCCGCCACCGGGATCTCCACCGGCTGGAGCGACGGAACTTTCCGTCCCTACGAACCGATTAAGCGTGATGCAATGGCGGCTTTCCTGCATCGCTACGACACCAAGTTCTAG
- a CDS encoding SDR family oxidoreductase gives MATDVLVIVGMGGMGQAVLRRSGAGRKVLLADFDESLLETVVSTALGDGYDVVSQRVDVSSRDSVAALAATAAELGTVTGVVHTAGLSPVQAPVEAIWKVDLFGTAVVLDEFQKVIAPGGSGVFISSMSAYMVGGQIPADVLASLAAVPTDDLLLVPFLAGIDNPGYAYGIAKRANQVRVQAASLAWGARGARVNSISPGVISTPMGQQELAGESGAQMRAMIEGSGTKRVGTPADIANAAAFLLGHDASFITGMDLLVDGGVVAALDTAQRARVAG, from the coding sequence ATGGCAACGGACGTACTGGTAATTGTTGGAATGGGCGGCATGGGACAGGCCGTCCTGCGCCGTTCGGGCGCCGGCCGCAAGGTCCTGTTGGCCGATTTTGACGAATCCCTCTTGGAGACTGTCGTTTCCACCGCGCTGGGGGACGGGTACGACGTCGTTTCCCAGCGGGTGGACGTTTCCTCCCGCGATTCCGTGGCTGCGCTGGCGGCAACGGCCGCGGAACTGGGAACGGTCACCGGCGTCGTGCATACCGCGGGGCTTTCTCCCGTCCAAGCGCCGGTGGAGGCCATCTGGAAGGTTGACCTGTTTGGTACCGCGGTGGTCCTGGACGAATTCCAGAAGGTCATTGCCCCGGGAGGCTCCGGCGTCTTCATCTCCAGCATGTCGGCGTACATGGTGGGCGGCCAGATTCCTGCTGACGTTCTGGCCAGCCTTGCCGCAGTGCCGACGGATGATCTGCTTCTGGTCCCGTTCCTCGCCGGCATCGACAACCCCGGATACGCCTACGGCATCGCCAAACGCGCCAACCAGGTGCGGGTGCAGGCGGCCAGCCTTGCCTGGGGCGCCCGCGGGGCACGGGTTAACAGCATCAGCCCCGGCGTCATTTCCACGCCCATGGGTCAGCAGGAACTCGCCGGTGAATCGGGTGCCCAGATGCGGGCCATGATCGAAGGCTCGGGCACCAAGCGCGTGGGCACACCGGCAGACATCGCCAACGCGGCGGCTTTCCTGCTGGGACACGATGCCAGTTTCATCACCGGCATGGACCTGCTGGTCGACGGCGGTGTGGTAGCCGCCCTCGACACCGCGCAGCGCGCACGCGTGGCGGGCTAG
- a CDS encoding CoA transferase, which translates to MTAQTPVPELWRSLAPLLPDGFEPAVRTGARWWWAGPLDVEGLGLGALQALATAVSAYASSAGRREQVGFASDGAAASFASVSHLRVNGDPVRGFAPLSGFRRSADGWVRLHANYPHHERALLAALNISRPEEVDAEVRRRTSADVEEAVTEHGGLAAAVRTPEQWAASEPGRAVLHEPWLRLNLEAVEAASLPSGRGGILAGLRVLDLTRVIAGPSGSRILGSLGADVLRVDPPAFPELEDQYVDTGFSKRSAVADFGDPDAYRRLRALLERADVVLTAYRSKALSRFGLEAATLRADHPGVAVVSLDAWGDRGGWAGRRGFDSIVQAAAGISHLYGGTGEDGQWRPGALPVQVLDYATGLGMSAAAVALVAARARGLSGSAHLSLARTALELMRFPGPPPGTEPVVLEPVLRGCRSDYGDLIFVPPPLLINGLQLEYRWPPPRYGSAALVWSGSDRVD; encoded by the coding sequence ATGACGGCTCAGACCCCCGTACCGGAACTGTGGCGCAGCCTGGCACCGTTGCTTCCGGATGGTTTCGAACCAGCTGTCCGGACCGGAGCGCGGTGGTGGTGGGCGGGACCGCTCGACGTCGAAGGCCTCGGGTTAGGGGCGCTGCAGGCGCTCGCTACGGCGGTCTCCGCTTACGCGTCTTCCGCCGGCCGCCGGGAGCAGGTTGGTTTTGCGTCCGACGGCGCAGCGGCGTCATTTGCTTCAGTTTCCCACCTGCGCGTCAACGGCGACCCGGTCAGGGGATTCGCTCCACTTTCCGGGTTCCGGCGCAGCGCCGACGGCTGGGTTCGGCTGCACGCCAATTATCCGCACCATGAACGTGCCCTGCTGGCGGCTCTGAATATCAGCAGGCCTGAGGAGGTGGACGCCGAGGTGCGCCGGCGCACCTCGGCGGATGTGGAGGAAGCGGTCACGGAACACGGAGGTCTGGCCGCGGCGGTGCGCACCCCTGAACAGTGGGCAGCCTCCGAGCCGGGGCGCGCCGTACTCCACGAACCCTGGCTCCGGTTGAACCTCGAAGCAGTGGAGGCGGCATCCCTGCCGAGCGGCCGCGGCGGCATCCTGGCGGGACTGCGCGTTCTGGACCTGACCCGGGTCATTGCCGGCCCGTCGGGCAGCCGGATCCTCGGCTCACTGGGTGCTGACGTGTTGCGCGTGGATCCGCCGGCCTTCCCGGAACTGGAGGACCAGTATGTGGACACCGGGTTCTCCAAACGCAGCGCCGTCGCGGACTTTGGCGACCCGGACGCCTACCGGAGGCTGCGCGCGCTGCTGGAGAGGGCCGACGTCGTCCTCACCGCCTACCGTTCAAAGGCGCTGTCCCGCTTCGGGCTCGAGGCAGCGACGCTGCGTGCTGATCATCCCGGGGTGGCGGTGGTCTCGCTGGACGCCTGGGGGGACCGCGGAGGGTGGGCCGGCCGGCGCGGTTTTGACAGCATTGTGCAGGCTGCCGCGGGTATCTCCCACCTCTACGGGGGCACCGGGGAGGATGGTCAGTGGCGGCCGGGTGCGCTCCCTGTGCAGGTTTTGGACTACGCCACGGGGCTGGGGATGTCTGCTGCCGCCGTCGCCCTGGTGGCTGCCCGTGCACGTGGACTGAGCGGATCCGCTCATTTGTCGTTGGCGCGGACGGCTCTGGAACTGATGCGGTTCCCCGGCCCGCCGCCCGGCACCGAGCCGGTGGTGCTCGAGCCGGTGCTGCGCGGCTGCCGGAGCGACTACGGTGACCTGATCTTCGTGCCCCCGCCGCTGCTGATCAACGGATTACAGCTTGAGTACCGTTGGCCTCCGCCGCGTTATGGCAGCGCCGCATTGGTTTGGAGTGGATCGGACCGCGTGGATTGA
- a CDS encoding FMN-binding negative transcriptional regulator — MRDNPSYALDDAEAIKDLVRSNPWCTFISQVDGRGLVASHYPVLLDEDAEGIVLLSHVGRPDEEIHELGRHEMLAIIQGPHGYISPGWYDGGPGVPTWNFAVAHLWGTPEILSDAENLAVLDRLVEHFEAPLPEPHLLHATSENSEYARRIVHGTVGFRLRVTRMEGKDKMSQGKSPETVRSVIDHLERPGPYANPPLAVRMRQINAETLG; from the coding sequence ATGAGAGACAACCCCAGCTATGCACTTGATGATGCAGAGGCCATCAAGGACCTGGTCCGCAGCAATCCCTGGTGCACTTTCATCAGCCAGGTGGACGGCCGCGGACTGGTCGCCTCCCACTATCCGGTCCTGTTGGACGAGGACGCCGAGGGGATAGTCCTGCTCAGCCATGTTGGCCGGCCCGACGAGGAGATACACGAGCTGGGGCGGCACGAAATGCTGGCGATCATCCAGGGTCCCCACGGCTACATCTCCCCCGGCTGGTACGACGGCGGTCCCGGCGTCCCCACCTGGAACTTCGCCGTCGCCCATCTCTGGGGCACGCCGGAAATCCTGTCGGACGCCGAAAACCTGGCAGTTCTGGACCGCTTGGTGGAACACTTCGAAGCGCCGCTGCCCGAGCCGCATCTGCTGCACGCAACCAGCGAGAACAGCGAGTATGCCCGCCGCATTGTCCACGGCACCGTCGGTTTCCGGCTGCGGGTCACCCGGATGGAGGGCAAAGACAAGATGAGTCAGGGCAAGAGCCCCGAAACAGTCCGGAGCGTCATCGACCACCTGGAGCGGCCGGGACCCTACGCCAATCCGCCGCTGGCCGTACGAATGCGGCAGATCAACGCCGAAACCCTTGGCTGA
- a CDS encoding amidohydrolase, which translates to MDPRSILLRNASFPSLQGLHDVALHAGRIAAIRPARGTAPGRGTDEVHDLDGRFVLPGLWDNHVHFTQWVIRQQRLDLTGTGSAADVLALVAAAIPTGTAGEPLVGFGFRDALWPDSPTCAGLDAASGTTPVVLISADLHCLWVNTAAVRTLGITGADGGLVREAECFRTLEKLEDPDTISFEAYRRAAEAAARRGVVGIVDFENADNLQLWPERVRHGVDALRVEVSVWPDRLAGAIELGAKTGDVLDECGLITMGPLKVIVDGSLNTRTAWCWDPYPGLPAGRKHSCGQNTVPMHELRMLMAAARDAGIGAAIHAIGDRANTEVLDIFEELGMTGVIEHAQLVRETDFARFEELGLAASVQPEHAMDDRDVADMFWPGRTERAFALASLHRAGANLRLGSDAPVAPLDPWFALASAVSRSRDGREPWHPEQCVPAEVALAASARGRSGVRVGEAADLAVTEMNPLTTPGEQLRTMPVSATLLGGRFTWSGL; encoded by the coding sequence ATGGACCCGCGCAGCATCCTGCTGAGGAACGCTTCGTTTCCCTCCCTCCAGGGACTGCACGATGTCGCGCTGCACGCCGGACGCATCGCGGCCATTCGTCCGGCGCGGGGAACTGCACCGGGGCGGGGCACTGATGAGGTCCACGACCTCGACGGACGCTTTGTTCTCCCCGGCCTGTGGGACAACCACGTTCACTTCACCCAGTGGGTGATCCGGCAGCAGCGGCTGGACCTGACGGGCACCGGCAGCGCCGCGGATGTCCTCGCACTGGTGGCAGCAGCCATTCCGACCGGAACCGCAGGGGAACCCCTGGTGGGGTTCGGTTTCCGCGATGCCCTCTGGCCGGACAGCCCAACATGCGCCGGCCTGGACGCCGCCTCAGGCACGACGCCGGTGGTCCTGATCAGCGCTGACCTGCACTGCCTCTGGGTCAACACGGCGGCAGTCCGCACTCTGGGCATCACAGGGGCCGACGGCGGCCTGGTCCGGGAAGCGGAGTGCTTCCGGACACTGGAGAAACTTGAGGATCCGGACACCATCTCGTTCGAGGCCTACCGGCGGGCCGCTGAAGCGGCAGCCCGCCGCGGCGTCGTCGGCATTGTGGACTTTGAAAACGCCGACAACCTGCAGCTCTGGCCTGAGCGCGTCCGTCACGGTGTTGATGCGTTGCGGGTTGAGGTCTCGGTGTGGCCGGACCGGCTGGCCGGCGCCATCGAACTCGGAGCGAAAACCGGCGACGTGCTGGACGAGTGCGGGCTCATCACCATGGGTCCGCTCAAAGTCATCGTGGACGGGTCATTGAACACCCGCACAGCCTGGTGCTGGGACCCGTATCCGGGGCTCCCCGCGGGCCGGAAGCACTCCTGCGGCCAAAACACAGTCCCGATGCACGAGCTGCGGATGCTCATGGCTGCCGCGCGCGACGCCGGTATCGGTGCCGCAATTCACGCCATCGGCGACCGGGCCAACACGGAGGTCCTGGATATCTTCGAAGAGCTGGGCATGACCGGAGTGATCGAGCACGCACAGCTGGTGCGGGAGACGGACTTTGCCCGTTTCGAGGAGCTGGGCCTGGCCGCCAGCGTCCAGCCCGAGCACGCCATGGATGACCGGGATGTGGCCGATATGTTCTGGCCCGGACGCACCGAGCGGGCGTTCGCGCTGGCCTCCCTGCACCGTGCCGGGGCAAACCTGCGGCTGGGTTCCGATGCCCCGGTGGCTCCCCTGGATCCCTGGTTTGCGCTGGCCTCAGCGGTCAGCCGGAGCCGGGACGGCCGGGAGCCGTGGCATCCTGAGCAGTGCGTGCCGGCGGAGGTTGCCCTGGCCGCGAGCGCCCGCGGCCGGTCGGGGGTGCGCGTGGGCGAGGCGGCCGACCTTGCCGTCACCGAGATGAATCCCCTGACCACGCCCGGTGAGCAGCTGCGCACCATGCCGGTCTCGGCAACGCTGCTCGGCGGCAGGTTCACCTGGTCCGGCCTCTGA